A genome region from Ralstonia solanacearum K60 includes the following:
- a CDS encoding glycoside hydrolase family 3 protein: MKMLRVLRQGVLGLAVLALAACSPGDETAGDTQLKAQAQQIVGQMSTRDKIGQKIMMALRYWCEPPANANCTDRMTVLPDAAAGALRDHRIGGVILFANNLVSIDQINRLTAQIAAAAPVGMLIGVDEEGGNVFRLPRGSATSFPGSMALGAAYLGTADAALAYGQGHVLASELAAVGMNVNFAPVVDVNSNPLNPVINVRAYGDDPDMVGLLGRDMARGMAHAGVISAFKHFPGHGDAATDSHYGLPRVDKSRADAYATDLAPYRASIDLGEAPEMIMTAHIQYPSLDATRIATRTGESILVPATMSRKIQHDLLRGELGYRGVTVSDALDMDAIANHFDPGQAVINLFRADVDIALMPVEFRTADQAGRLGALIDRVVAALDAGTLSRAELDASVARIVQMKLRYGIVPNAPRPRPRTSAAVSIGSPSHRAVEQRIAQASITLLRNRSATLPLNAPQRPVFIMTPWGEQAQGMRRRFAELGYGSVTGAKLAETSWAEQQRLIDAADIVILGTLSSGPSPVERNGDPRAADARTNTAAVQARAARPAGDPASRATAAKRPEAIAQGQGSLVFNVEEDGPVVSGALRTQQIAAPSEAQQMRYAMEYAKAKGKTVIHVSLRAPYDVPSFDDVADATVATYAYYGYDNGVWRGPSMPALVDALAGVRSPLGRLPVSVYEVNSDGTLGSLRYARGFGMRY, from the coding sequence GTTGGCCGCGTGCTCGCCCGGCGATGAAACCGCCGGCGACACGCAGTTGAAGGCGCAGGCGCAGCAGATCGTCGGGCAGATGTCGACGCGCGACAAGATCGGGCAGAAGATCATGATGGCGCTCCGCTACTGGTGCGAGCCGCCGGCCAATGCCAACTGCACGGACCGCATGACGGTGCTGCCGGACGCCGCCGCCGGCGCGCTGCGCGATCACCGTATCGGCGGCGTGATCCTGTTCGCGAACAACTTGGTGTCGATCGATCAGATCAACCGCCTGACGGCGCAGATCGCTGCGGCGGCGCCGGTCGGCATGCTGATCGGCGTCGACGAGGAGGGCGGCAACGTGTTCCGGTTGCCGCGCGGCAGTGCGACGTCGTTCCCCGGGAGCATGGCGCTCGGGGCCGCATACCTGGGGACCGCCGACGCGGCACTCGCCTACGGCCAAGGACACGTGCTTGCCTCCGAATTGGCGGCGGTCGGCATGAACGTCAACTTTGCGCCGGTGGTCGACGTCAACAGCAATCCGCTGAATCCCGTCATCAACGTGCGTGCCTACGGCGATGATCCGGACATGGTCGGCCTGCTCGGCCGCGATATGGCGCGCGGCATGGCCCACGCGGGCGTCATCAGCGCCTTCAAGCACTTCCCGGGCCACGGGGATGCGGCAACCGATTCGCACTATGGGCTGCCGCGCGTGGACAAGTCGCGTGCCGACGCGTACGCGACCGATCTCGCGCCGTATCGCGCTTCGATCGACCTGGGCGAAGCGCCGGAGATGATCATGACCGCGCATATCCAGTATCCGTCGCTCGACGCAACCCGGATCGCGACGCGCACCGGCGAGTCCATCCTCGTGCCGGCCACCATGTCGCGCAAGATCCAGCACGACCTGCTGCGCGGCGAGCTGGGCTACCGCGGCGTGACGGTCTCCGATGCGCTCGACATGGATGCGATCGCGAACCACTTCGATCCAGGTCAGGCGGTGATCAATCTGTTCCGCGCCGATGTCGACATCGCGCTGATGCCCGTCGAGTTCCGCACAGCCGACCAGGCCGGCCGGCTCGGTGCGCTGATCGATCGCGTCGTGGCGGCGCTGGATGCCGGCACGCTGAGCCGGGCCGAACTGGATGCGTCGGTCGCGCGCATCGTACAGATGAAGCTGCGCTACGGGATCGTACCGAACGCGCCGCGGCCGCGGCCGCGGACGTCCGCGGCCGTGTCGATCGGCAGCCCCAGCCATCGGGCGGTCGAGCAGCGCATTGCGCAGGCATCGATCACGCTCTTGCGCAATCGCAGCGCGACGCTGCCGCTGAACGCGCCGCAACGGCCGGTCTTCATCATGACGCCCTGGGGCGAGCAGGCCCAGGGGATGCGCCGGCGCTTCGCCGAACTCGGCTACGGTTCGGTGACCGGCGCGAAGCTGGCGGAAACGTCCTGGGCCGAGCAGCAGCGGCTGATCGATGCGGCCGACATCGTGATTCTCGGGACCCTGTCGAGCGGCCCTTCGCCGGTCGAGCGCAACGGCGATCCGCGCGCAGCCGATGCGCGGACGAACACCGCCGCGGTGCAAGCGCGCGCCGCGCGGCCCGCCGGCGATCCGGCATCGCGCGCCACGGCGGCCAAGCGCCCCGAGGCCATCGCGCAGGGGCAAGGCTCGCTGGTCTTCAACGTCGAGGAAGACGGGCCGGTGGTGTCCGGGGCGCTGCGCACGCAGCAGATCGCCGCGCCCAGCGAAGCGCAGCAGATGCGCTACGCGATGGAGTATGCCAAGGCGAAGGGCAAGACCGTCATCCATGTATCGCTGCGCGCGCCGTACGATGTGCCTTCGTTCGACGACGTGGCCGACGCGACGGTCGCCACCTATGCGTACTACGGCTATGACAATGGCGTCTGGCGCGGTCCGTCGATGCCGGCGCTGGTCGATGCGCTGGCCGGCGTGCGCTCGCCGCTGGGCCGTCTGCCGGTTTCGGTGTACGAGGTGAATTCGGACGGCACGCTGGGTTCACTGCGGTACGCGCGCGGCTTCGGGATGCGCTACTGA